The following are encoded in a window of Amaranthus tricolor cultivar Red isolate AtriRed21 chromosome 2, ASM2621246v1, whole genome shotgun sequence genomic DNA:
- the LOC130806857 gene encoding uncharacterized protein LOC130806857 — protein MSKQGGKAKPLKQPKKEKVELDEDDKALLQRKREEEKALKELRAKAQQKGQFGGSGLKKSGKK, from the exons ATGTCTAAACAAG GTGGAAAGGCGAAACCATTGAAACAACCCAAGAAGGAGAAAGTCGAGTTGGACGAG GATGACAAAGCCTTGCTTCAAAGGAAGAGAGAAGAGGAGAAG GCACTCAAAGAGCTTAGAGCCAAGGCACAACAGAAGGGACAATTTGGAGGCTCTGGACTAAAGAAGAGCGGGAAGAAATAA